The following is a genomic window from Cyanobacteriota bacterium.
TGTATCAGTACCTCGCATTGAACGCTGGCAGGTCTATTATCGCTTGCAAGAGTTAATGATTCCTTGTTGGTGTTTGCCCGACGGTTCACTGCGAGTAGAAGTGCAAAATGGCATCAATGCTCTGCTGTTACGCAGCGTGGTGCAGCAATTTATTGCCTCTCGCCAAGAGCTAGTGACTTGGCTGAGGCGATGCTGGGATGCTAAGGGTGAGCAAAAGCTGATGGAGTAACAATAAGTGGAGTCAGGATTAGCTTCTCCTCTCTCCATTCTCTCTACTCATGCTGCTATTCGCCTATTTCCCATTCACCATCTCACCCATACGCTCGTATTTGGTTTTCCCCGCCCGTTCCCAATTATTACTAACTTCCAAGGAGACTCTCAAATGACACAAACACTGGTTCAAGAATTTAGTCAGGTGAATGCCAATGCCGTTGGTTTGGGACAGGAAGTTACAGTTCCTGTCTGTGAAGGCTTGAATATGGTGTTGGCTAGTTTTCAGGCGCTCTATTTACAGTACCAAAAGCATCATTTTGTGGTGGAAGGTGCGGAGTTTTACTCGCTGCATGAGTTTTTTGCAGACAGCTATGGGCAAGTCCAGAACTATGTGCATCAACTAGGTGAGCGGCTAAACGGCTTAGGTGGAGTCCCCGCTGCTAGTTTTAGCAGATTGGCAGAACTCTGTTGTTTTACACCAGAACCTGATGGCATTTTCACCGCTCGGCAAATGCTAGAAAACGATTTGAGTGCTGAACAAACGGTTATTGATTTGCTCCGACGGCAAGCATCTCAAGCAGAGAGTGTCGGCGATCGAGCCACGCGCTATCTCTATGAACAGATCCTCTTGCAAACTGAAGATCGTGCATTCCACCTAGCCCATTTCCTAGCAGCAGACAGTCTAACGTTTGCCTTTGTAAACCGAGTGTAACGTAACTTAATTCCCCACCATTAGGAGGTAGTGATGAGCAGCAACATGCGGCTAATTCAATTTTTACAGGATGAACTGGCTATTTCGTCCGCAGAGATCGATGTGTTGCTGCGTCATCCAGAACAGGACAGTGCTCCAGGACACATGATTCTCTGGCAGTATGGCTTGATTTCATTTCAGCAATTAACACAAGTTTTTGATTGGCTGGAGGCTCAATTCTGATGGCTGGTTGTTATTTCTATCAAGTTATAAGACGCAAACGATACTACCCACTCAGGAGAGCACTATGATAGCTACGTTAATTGCGATTGTCACGATGTTCACCCTCATGATTATTGCCAATGCATACATGCTAGATGCCATTCAGAAGGATGCATTGAACGATCGCAAGCCCCGTAACAAAATCGTTCATTAGCGGCGGGAGTTGATTATGAAAACTCATCAGATTCACATTAACGATACCACCTTGCGTGATGGCGAGCAGGCAGCCGGAATTGCCTTCAATCTAGAAGAAAAAATTGCGATCGCTGTCTTTCTAGATGCCATTGGAGTGCCGGAGCTGGAAGTGGGCATTCCTGCAATGGGGCGAGATGAAGTCGAGGCCATTCGAGCGATCGTCAACCTTGGGCTAAAGGCCAAACTCCTTGGCTGGAATCGAGCTAACCGAGCAGATATTCAGGCATCGATAGATTGTGGTCTCCAGCGTGTTCATATTTCGGTGCCCGTGTCAGAGATTCAAATTGCCGCAAAGTTTCATGGGCAATGGCGGGTGATGCTCGATCGTCTGTACGAGGTCATCAGTTTTGCCTGCGATCGGGGTCTAGAGGTATCCGTAGGGGGTGAAGACTCCTCTAGGGCACATGAGGCATTTTTGCTAGATGTTGCCATGCTTGCCCAGTCATGGGGGGCCTCTCGGTTTCGGTTCTGCGACACTGTAGGCATCTTAGAACCACTGACTACCTACAACAAGGTGCAGCGCCTAGTCAGCAACCTGACGATACCCGTTGAGATGCACACCCACAATGACTTGGGGCTGGCCACAGCTAATGCCCTTGCGGGTATTCGGGCTGGAGCGTTATCTGTGAATACTACTGTGAATGGCCTAGGGGAACGGGCAGGAAATGCCGCCCTAGAAGAGGTCGTGATGGCGTTGAAGCGCATCTATGGTGTGCAAACTGGTATTGATACCAAGCGCCTATTGGAACTTTCGCGTCTGGTTGCCAAGGCATCCAACTGTCCGGTGCCACCGTGGAAAGCGATCGTCGGTGATAATGCCTTTGCCCATGAGTCAGGTATCCACGCCCACGGTGTCTTGCAAAATCCTGCCACCTATGAACCCTTTGCCCCAGAGGAGGTCGGCTGGGAGCGCCGATTTGTGGTTGGCAAACATTCAGGACGGCATCTTGTGCTGAATGTGTTGCAGCAGCAAGGAGTTTTCTTAAGTCCAGAAGAAGCAC
Proteins encoded in this region:
- a CDS encoding DNA starvation/stationary phase protection protein, which encodes MTQTLVQEFSQVNANAVGLGQEVTVPVCEGLNMVLASFQALYLQYQKHHFVVEGAEFYSLHEFFADSYGQVQNYVHQLGERLNGLGGVPAASFSRLAELCCFTPEPDGIFTARQMLENDLSAEQTVIDLLRRQASQAESVGDRATRYLYEQILLQTEDRAFHLAHFLAADSLTFAFVNRV
- a CDS encoding DUF2949 domain-containing protein; this translates as MSSNMRLIQFLQDELAISSAEIDVLLRHPEQDSAPGHMILWQYGLISFQQLTQVFDWLEAQF
- the nifV gene encoding homocitrate synthase codes for the protein MKTHQIHINDTTLRDGEQAAGIAFNLEEKIAIAVFLDAIGVPELEVGIPAMGRDEVEAIRAIVNLGLKAKLLGWNRANRADIQASIDCGLQRVHISVPVSEIQIAAKFHGQWRVMLDRLYEVISFACDRGLEVSVGGEDSSRAHEAFLLDVAMLAQSWGASRFRFCDTVGILEPLTTYNKVQRLVSNLTIPVEMHTHNDLGLATANALAGIRAGALSVNTTVNGLGERAGNAALEEVVMALKRIYGVQTGIDTKRLLELSRLVAKASNCPVPPWKAIVGDNAFAHESGIHAHGVLQNPATYEPFAPEEVGWERRFVVGKHSGRHLVLNVLQQQGVFLSPEEAQVVLDAVRRQAVAVKRGLTIDELLMLVPPERSYTHAN